Below is a window of Corynebacterium kalinowskii DNA.
GTGATCGCGACCGCGACCACCAAGAGTGCGGTGACCTTTGACGTCGATAAGCGCGTGTCTTTTCCGGCGCGCCCGGCGGTGACGATCGTGCAGGCGCTGCCAAAATCGGAGCGCTCCGAACTCGCGGTGGACCTCATGACGCAAGGTGGCGTGGATGTGATCGTGCCGTGGCAGGCAGCGCGGTCGATCGCGAAGTGGGGCGCAAAGGCCGACAAGGCGGTGGCGAAGTGGCGGTCAATGGCAGTGTCAGCATCGAAGCAGTCCCGTCGCATGCACATTCCAGAAATCACTGGGTTGGCTGAAACCGGCGCGGTTATAGAGCGGATTGCGGAGCTGACTGCTCGCGGCGGACTGGCCGTACTACTGCACGAAGAGTCCGCGGTACCCTTTACCTCGCTGGAGTTTGGCGACAACGAGGTGCTGTTCGTCGTGGGCCCCGAAGGCGGTCTAGCGCCGGACGAGGTAGTGAAATTCCAGGAAGCCGGAGCCGTGACCGCATTGCTCGGGCCGGAGGTGCTACGTACGGCGAGCGCCGGGCTCGTGACACTGGCTGCGCATGGCGCGCTGGCACGTTGGTAGAGTGTGACGCATTGGCAGTCCGCGAAGAAAAGGCATAATTTGGCGATCTACAAGCGCGAAGACATCATCACGCAAGGTTACGTGTTGGATGAAACCCACGCGAGCACGGTCCTAGGCATCGCCGATGACAACTTGCGAGTGCTGGAAAACCTCATCCCGGTGGACATTTTTGTTCGTGGGACCGAGATGACCCTTACCGGTCCAGATCACGAGGTTGCGCGGGTGAAGAAGGTGCTGGATGAATTGCAGGCCATCGCTCGGCGCGGTCATGTGATC
It encodes the following:
- a CDS encoding 16S rRNA (uracil(1498)-N(3))-methyltransferase; this encodes MSLPTFVYDLDTVLAGGRPELPADSGVLDGAEGKHAATVKRIEVGERMLLIDGHGSGIEVIATATTKSAVTFDVDKRVSFPARPAVTIVQALPKSERSELAVDLMTQGGVDVIVPWQAARSIAKWGAKADKAVAKWRSMAVSASKQSRRMHIPEITGLAETGAVIERIAELTARGGLAVLLHEESAVPFTSLEFGDNEVLFVVGPEGGLAPDEVVKFQEAGAVTALLGPEVLRTASAGLVTLAAHGALARW